Within the Sarcophilus harrisii chromosome 2, mSarHar1.11, whole genome shotgun sequence genome, the region gaaccttaacACAACAGTGcaggaaataatctaagaaaattgtttgggagtgatagaacatgaagagaaagtagaataagaaaaaattcactgTTGCTACCTCAAAGAGATTGATAgtagaaaacacacaggaatattattgccaaattttgaaatccccagatcaaagagaatgttttgcaagaaacaaaataattcaaatatgctagagttACAGActtagcagctacaataaaagatcacaggtacTGGAATATCTACcatcaatcaaaagaactaggcctgcagccaacagtattcagcaaaattataattttgaatgagaaaaaatggaactaaaatttacttgcaaattttcaggacTACAAGTGTcaatcaaacctgaacttaacagaaaatttaacatatgaaaGCCAAcgtcaaagatcaattttaaggaactcaacgtggacaaactgtttaaaatagtttttacatgggaaatgtttactatatgtttaagattcacaataacagggtaactcaaaagaaagtttggcagagttaaggtaaaaataatcattttatataaatgaggtgcaaaggaaggatagacacagagacattggggcaggggaggagggcttgaagttctgaaaatctacatCCAAACCGGGTTCAattaacactacatatataccatgaagggtatagcactctaaaatttataaagacaTATGGGGGAATAAGTGAATGAGGAAAAatgacaagggagggatccttgggtggggggaggttaagtaataggcAATTTAGGGCTCAGAATTTAAAGAGGGATAGAAAAGACACGTATATGTGGTATGTGTGAGAATGGTTATGTATTttcatatctacatatgtatacatatatcaccTAGCTTGCTTGAGGTAATGGggataaagggagggagaagaataaggtgcacagcagagaaagaacaatttacaagaaagtaaagaaaaaatggctcatgaatatattttcttctaatacatatgctttcttgatctggtaattgttatatattttgaatcctctctgtcttgctgggcacatgacaatgttctcttttgttttgctttattttgtattttctgttttttcaaataaaaatgaataaaaaattaatgggaaaatttgaaaatagtatGGTAAAAACTTAGGCATTGACCAGCACTTAACCCCCCTATGCCACAATAAGATTGATAAAGGTTCAGAGACAAGAGATAGTCTagctcttagatctgtggagaaggaagtgactTATGACCAcaaaagagctagagaacattatgaaatacaaaatggataattttgattatattaaaaagtttttatataataaaattaatgcagtcaagattagaagggaagcagaaaacgggaaaaattttacattgaaggtttctgataaaggctctatttctaaaacatagagaattgactcaaatttttaagaatacaagcctttctccaattgatagtcaaaggatatgaacagacaattttcagataaagaaattaaagtcatttctagtcatatgaaagaatgctctaaattTACATAAACtgctaagtgaagggagcagaatcaagagaacattatacacatcaagattatatgatcaactctgatggacttggctcttttcaacactgaggtgattcaagtcaattccaatagacttgtgatagaattatctgcatccagaaagagaattgtgggcactgaatgtggattacaacatagtattttcaccttttgtttgcttgcttgtatttttttttccccttctgatctgatttttcttgtgcagcataataaatgtggaactatgtttaaaagaactgcacatgtttaacctgtattggattacttgctttctaggagaGGGGCaaggtggagagggagggagaaaaatttggaacacaagatttttttttttaatataattataactttttattgacagaacccatgccagggtaattttttttacagcattatcccttgcactcacttctgttccgatttttcccctccctccctccacccccacccccagatggcaagcagtcctatacgtgaacacaaggtttttcaagagtgaatgttgaaaactatctttgaaagtattttgaaaaaagctattataaaaatgtttttgctgTTAAAAAGGGCATATCCAAATTGGAAGCCATttaaatggaaagagcactgggcttCCTGAATTTGAGTCTTAGGCTCTCACACTGACTTCATGACTTTAGGTCAGTATCAATCTCAGTCTCATAAGACAGACTATAAAAAGGGGTTCATCAAGGAATGAAATGCACATTCTGTTAAAAAGAGATTTCACTTTTGCATCTAATcacgaatatatatatatatatttttttgtttcagaGGGTGAATGTACTAGAATATCTTCTGGAATCTTTGAGAGAAATGGATCAGGGGTTCACACAACCCCCAATGGAATAACCTATATAGGGGCCTGGAAAGATGACAAGGTATacaagttcttttcatttttaatcagtAGGTTATTTATAAGTATAGTAGTTAGAATGGGTAAATAATCCTGATGTGTGGATCTATATGTGATATCTAAAACCTAAAGACAATTTAACTATATAGCATATGCCCACACATTTTGTCCTGTTTTTATGAGAGGTAAATTGGGCCTAGAAGAATCTGCTAAtagatctttgggcatagttctaaatttctcttcagaatatttagatcagtttacaattccaccaacaatgaaattaaaagcaaattagatTAAACTAGCACCATTGGGTAGATGAGAGACTGAAACCAGGCAGGAAATTTCTGCAAATGCTTTTGAAGACTGAATCTCATTGACCATTCTCCCTCATATTTATGTCAAATCTGAGGATGGCTATGAAAATGAGccactcattttcctttttatccaaATAGATGAATGGAATTGGAAGACTTACACATTTTTCAGGAGCAGTATATGAAGGAGAGTTCAAGGACAACATGTATCATGGAATGGGGACTTACACATTCCCAAATGGAGCAAAATATACTGGAAGTTTTGTAGAAAacaggtgaaattaaaaaaaaaaatcagatactcTAGTTAAGCCGTATTATTAGTACTTTTTCCTTTCAAAGCTGTTCATTtgcatctgactctttatgattaTGTGGACAATAGCATGTCATTACTATCcagggggttttcttggcaaagatactagtttgccatttctttcttcagtagaTGAAAGCAAACagtttaagggatttgcccaaggtcacctgACTAGTAgggatctgaggtcaaatttgaactcaggtctttctgacttgagTGCTGGTACTCaaatcactgtgccacctagcttgcCTTCTAGGGTAATTTGTTTAAATATCACACCTATGTAAAATAGAATCtttcaaaatatagtttccaagcattgttaatcttttttaaaaatgatttgcaaattttaaaatagtttttattttcttttttttaacgtacagctttttatttttcaaaatacatgtaaagatagttttcaacattcacccttgcaaattcttgtgttccaaatttttctccctcccttgcccccattcctcccctagatagcaagtaatataatatagttaagtatgtgcaattcttctacacatacttccacatttatcatgttgcataataaaaatcagatccaaagagaaaaaaaatgagagaaaaaaaccaagtaagcatgcaacaacaaaaaaatgttgtgatccacattcagtccccatggttccactttctggatacagatggctctctccatcacatatCTCTTGTAATTAGTCTgaacacctcattgttgaaattagccaaatctatcacagttgatcatcacataatcttgttgtataCAAGGTTTTTTAGTTCTATTTACCTCAcgtaggatcagttcatgtaagtctctccaggcctttctgaaatcatcctgctgattgtttttttatataacaataatagtacATTACATTTTATaccatattcagccattccccaactgatgtgcatccactaaatttccaattctttgtcactacaaaaagggttgctacaaacatttttgcacaggtgagtccttttccttcctctatgatttccttggaatatcgACCTAATACAgatactgatggatcaaagggtgtgcacagtttgataattctttgggcataattctaaattgctcctcaaaatgattggatcagttcacaactctaccaacaatgaattagtatcccattttttccacatcccctccaacatttatcatcttttcctgtcatttttagctaatctgagaggtatgaagtcaTACCTTAGTGTTGTCAtaattgtatttctctaatcaatagtgatttaaagcattttttcatatgaatagaaatggcttTAACTTCTTCCcgtaaaattattcatatcctttgaccatttatcagttggagaatgatctgtattctctatattttagaaatgaggcctctatcagaaaTCTTGcatgtaaaatttcccctcagttttcttaaccaTTGTTAATCTTGTTTGAGAGAAAACCAGAGAGggaaagatcaaaaaaagaattatgtgtTGGGTTTCCAAAAAGAAATgcactttaaatttaatttctttacttAATTTATTTGTTCATGCTTTCCATGTTCAGTGtggatctttttttattatgaatctgACCAgcttttttttcaggtttttccttttttcttttgtattgatGCTTGAATCTGGAGGAAAGTATCAGCCTCACTTCTAACTCCTTATGTGACATCAAGAAAATTCCTTAAactgtccctttctttcttcatatgaaaaatagcaataataatactTAAACTACTGGGgaatattatggaaattaaatgagatactatctagaaaacactgaaaaaattaaaactatgttGATCATACAATGTGTTGAATGCTAAATGTGATACTTAAAACTGAAAGGCAATTTAATGATTTAGTAGATGTCTGCATAGACATAGAATGTGGAAATTGAAATCGAGAAGAACTAGGTTCACATTCTACTTCTGATACTTATTGTGTGACTGTGAGGAGGTCACCTAATATCTctgggcttccatttcctcatctgtaaaatgagagatttgggttcaaatacttCCAAtgtccttccatctctaaatatgTGGTTATATGATTCATAGGAAGGTCATTTGCAGAGGGATTATCCTATCCATATGAAAATAGAGTGAGATAAAGTAATGTGTAATATGCTAATAAAAGGCATTGAAATTAGAAGTAAACTAGGTTAAACTAGCATACTTTGGCAGATGATAGACTTTCAGTGTAAAACAGcttgaaaaaaatatgtaaaaacaacaacacttGTGAGATAGATTTGTTTTGATGTTCATATATGTCTCATATACACTCTCCAGAGTGGAACAGTATAATAGATATCTGTTAGAATATAATGATTTTGTTTGGTCATATTTAGCTTTTCAGGAACCCTGAAACCCTGCTAAGCTCTTCTGTTACTTATGTGTACACTTAATATGAAGTAGAACATTTATGTAATTTTCTAAGTACTTCTGATAAAAAGCTATTTTCACCTAAAATATCCTGATAATTGAGGTCAAAGTAATTTTTCAAGGTTTTTAcaaaattttcagataatttccACTATTTTACCAGGTTTCCATGTGGCTGTGGCAGGTGATAACAAGTTTTTACTCTGTTGAAAagatataagcaaaataaattagatTACAAGTTAGAAAAATGGGTTTTTTTCACGTATACATTTACATATGAAAAAGTAatagtaaattttaaaagagcaTAGTTCTTCAAGGCAAACTCTTATTTCCAACCTGATCGCAATGTATTAGACAATGGTTCAAGCCAGCTTTGGTGAAACCAAATGGAaacaatctaaaaaaaattttttttaatttaagaaaaatcccattaaatattttaataatgagaaGAATATTTAGGTGAACCTATGGCCCAGGGACTGTTTTTTCACGAACCGGGTTAAATCTTGGGAACATCTCTCATATGAATCTCTATTTGGCTCACAAATGTCAGAATTTCCTGTGGGAGAATCACTATCTGGCTCAATGACTAGGTCActatgacaaaatgaaaaagtcacttaagtcCTTTGTAGCATTCCTGGTAAGAACACATTAAAGATAGTGCAAGCGTTATTTAACTTGACAAAGCCCACCAAAAAAGGGACTTGCACCCAAAACTACAtataattaaaaccatttctcttAACTCTGTAGTGATCCTCAAGAGTCTACCTTTAATCAAATTTAAAGGTTAGCATTGCTCTGCCAGGACTGAGAGTCCTGCCCAGGGGAAGCACCTAGGTTGAGAAAAGTCAAGCAGTCCAACCTGAAGCTGAGCCCTACTTCTTCCAAGGACTGAAATAGTACTCCAGACTTAACACAAATGGTTAAGATTCCTCCACATGAGGTAGCAACATGGCATTGCATGAGAATCTGTCTCCTTTTCCTGGATCCTCCCCTCATGAAGTCCCCTCAGCTCCATCTAGGCTGCTTTGTTCCAGCACTCCCTGCCTTGTTCTAGGGCTCTTCCTGTTCTCGATAGGAGATTCTTAACCCAGGAATTCCTCCTTTGGAACCAGAAGACTTGCTCTTCAAATTACTCTGCCTGCTTAAGAGTTCCTCTCTTCTACCAGTTCTCATTTCTGTAGTTCCTGGTATTCTTACTGGCTTCAGCAGCTGTGCTGCATGGGTCTCTTCTCTCCTGGGATTATGTGGTTCCTTAGAGAAGGGCCAGAGTTACATGGCCATGCAGGTTCCCTCCACCTACCTCAACTCCCCTGGTAATCTATCCATATATCACTGCCTCCCTTTCTGATTGTCTCAGCTTGGATTCTTCTGCGTCTGTCCAACATACCTTTCTACACTTCATTCAAAGACTAGTCTAAGTGTATACAACCAGTCATAATTCAAACTCATCCTCAAATGTGATGTTAAAGGACCTAGAATACCCAGGACAAATTGAGTTTATACTTTACCATGAGTTAATTGAATTTATCTTCTCAAGACGATTTTACCACTTGTTaaggagatgttggaatctttacaaagtgttatgccattggagttgatttaatcttagaaagagttattttgggccagaacttgaaacaaggtactaagtggaactgattgaacaatgcttgtgttcacacctttaattgaacaagcattgttcaatcagttccacttagtatcttgtttcaagttctggccccaaaataactctttctaagaagtggaactgattgaacaatgcttgtgttcacacctttaattgaacaagcattgttcaatcagttccacttagtatcttgtttcaagttctggcccaaaataactctttctaagaagtggaactgattgaacaatgcttgttcACACCTTTAATTgaacaagcattgttcaatcagttccacttagtaccttgtttcaagttctggcccaaaataactctttctaagaagtggaactgattgaacaatgcttgttcACACCTTTAATTgaacaagcattgttcaatcagttccacttagtaccttgtttcaagttctggcccaaaataactctttctaagattaaatcaactccaatggcttaacactttgtaaagattccaacaaggaGACACAAGAAGACACAAGAAGAATTCAGGATGTTCTCTCCTCTACTGCCTCCCATTCTCCCATCAAGTAGCTAGGTTACCAATTACAGACTCAAGAAGGAACTAACCTTAAATTCCCATATTCTGCTACTCTCCATTACCTGTCTTCTATTTTTTGTAGCTACAGATGCTGCTCTTGGAAActgtgttcttttctctttttgtctgtctatAGTGTGCCTTAAactttctctgactttctctccAGCTGCCTCTAATAAGCTATTCCCTGGATGCATAGCTTTGATGCTACATGCCTTGGGGGATTgcagaagaaggaaggggagagaaaatccTATCTTCCCCCAAAGAGATGAAGAACTGAGTCTAATTACTGTCTCCTGCCTCCATTCACCCAAACTGCTGATTTTCCCAGAGCTTGCCTATTTGAAATCCTACAAGGATTTGTCCCATTTTTGATCTTTTTAATGAAATCCTTTCCTTCTGACTAAATCAGagttttgttcatctttttaagagataaaaaactcattatctttctataTCCCATATATCAAGTATGGGGCTGGCTGGAATAAAATCCTTTCTGGAACTCTCCATTGACCTTATACTTTGATATcaggccagaatttgaaacaggAAAGAAACAATTATCTAGGGTCCAGAATCAATCAGttactcccctccccctcctgcctTCCACTTCCCGGTAGTGCTTTATTTGTCAGGTAAACAGACACTTCTGAATAGAATACATCATATTAACCACCTTACATTTTCACTGTTTCAGGGTGGAAGGTAAGGGAGAATATACTGACATTCGTGGATTGGAATGGAGTGGTACCTTTCATTACACAGCTGCACCGGGGCTGAAACTAAAACTACAGATGTAGATCTCCAAACTGATGTAATAACTTTCCAGTTGATGTTAATCAAAAGCAATTATGGTGAAGTTTCCATTAAACATTTCACATACCACTCACTGTTCTGTAAGTTATTCAATAAAATCATCcatacatttcttcttttgcaactttattttcataataatatagtttaaaataagTTGTAAGAGGATTCTCATTaggtggggaatggctggacaaattgtggcataagaatataaagaaatactgCACTAATTCAGAGAACCCTGGGGAAACTTTTATGAAGAGTGGAGAGAATAGAAATGAGAACAACATATACAATGACTacattaatataaatgaaaacagtcCAAGTACTGTTCAATTTCAATGAATGGGCATAATTGGGAAGTGATtctgatatatacacatatacctatacatatctatctatctatctgtctatctatatcttaAAAGACAGGAATGAACTACTGTATTAgttgggaaaaacatttttaaaagtttccagAAGCCTAACATGAAGCAGCTCATTCTAATAAACCAAATAAATCATATAAGggagagttaattttttttaatctaggttTAGAAAGACCATTTATGGAAGGTAAGCATTTATAAACAGATGTTTTAAACAAAAGCAATGGTCTTGCCATACTTTGTTTCTCATAAtctttacaaacaaaaataattgttaacTTTTAAATTCTGACAAGTTGTTGAGAAATGAAACAAGGGGAGAGCTATTAAAatctctgtgtgatcttgggaattATTGGCTTGGTGCTTTTGTTTTCACTTACAAAAAGGAGTGCTTGTGCAACTTCAACATAATATATAACCACCGAGAAATTCTGAAGATTAAGAACAATAAGAACTGAGAAGTTCTTTTATATCTcaaaattgtgtttatatatatgattttaaaatgagagCAACTTAGACTCACACTACGACAGAGATGCTCTATTTCCCCTCAGAATTCTAAGGATAGCCCTGAAGAGTTTTACCACAGATTATCACAATACCtcacacatagtagatgcttaaaaaaaTGCTCACTGATTAACAAGTAGGGAGGGATGATTGTTTAGTTCAAACAATCTCTATCCTTATATTTAACTACAAGACAAAAACACAACATTATTAAGTGATACATATTCTTTGATGATAAATGGATTTGTGGTCTCATTTTTATCTCTTAATACAAATAGTAACCTATGTGAACAATCTTGTggtcttttctttatctttctgttaaTCCTCTATATATACTAGAAGGAATATGACAAACAGGATAGTTTTTgaatttatgtattattttatttattaaatttatttagtattttatttccccccaattacctataaaaacactttttaacatttgcttttaaaactttgaggaGTTCCAAATGcttttccttcctcctactctacccctctcattgagaaggcaagcaattcgaTAGAGGTTATACAAGGATaaccatgcaaaacatttccatattagtcatgttctgaaagaaaatgtagaccaaaaagaaagcttcaagaaaaatttaaaaagtaaaagtatgCTTCACtgtattataaaagtaaatgtggctgagagctgtggctCAGAGAGTGTTCCCAGTTGTCCCAGCGCTTAAGCACTTCatacttcagtatgattacatcactacaccaCACTGAGAAAAACTCCAGCTTTAGAACATTaatcattacatcacattaagtaccacactaagtatgtgcttaactagaaaataattatctcatcaatcatactgagtcttaaatataccttttcagagtttcaaccCTCTACACATCATAATACATaccatatacaacaatttattcagccattccccagtttatCGGCATCCCCACAATTTTCAATTCGTTGtgaccagaaaagagctgctataaatatttttgtgcttataagcccttaaaaaaattttttttgggaggatacagacctagtagtggtattgataGGTCAAaggattttatagtcctttgggcatagtttcaaattgctctttagaatgattgaatcagttaaCAAGTCCatgaatttatgaatttaaaaagaaaactaaatcatAGAAATTTGTAGTTTTATGTATAATCTACTCTtcctttttatgtatatccagatgttcattttatttggtttataaaattcataataaaaattctaaaaaaaaaaccaagtaatcTTCCACATATCTTACTTtgttatatatattcttttattttaatatttcatggataTAACTGTTGCTCTTCAGCTGGCCTTCTGTTATCCTTTACTCCTATTAGGTGATCTATTCACATCCTTTCCTTACTCCCATCCCCAGTTGTACATGCCCATTGATAACATCTGTTGACATCTTTTTCGGCAAAATCTTTCAGCCTACTTAAACCAACTTTTCATGTTTCTGTTGTACTCCGAGTCACCTATAATTTTGAGACATTGGAGATCATGGTGTTTCATGATTCACAATCAAAGACCAATTTTGGGAGAATATTAGTGTTTAAAAGATGGGACATTATGGCCAAGAACAGCTTGAAATCATTGAGAATGCTGTGAAGTTGGCCAAGTGTATTCCAGCCCAATTTCTTCCACTGTTTGATTCTGTGCCCAGTGGAAAATCCCTCTGCAGCAACTGTCCAAAATAACTGCATTGATAACTCAATACCCAAATGCATGTCAAAAACTGAGcaatcaatgttttgttttgttttttttttaacactcatTCTGGGTTCCCAATGTTAGTGTTTAATCTGTGACTACAGATCTCACTGAGCAAATTCTGCAATATTATGGACCACAATGCAACCAACATGGTAATATCTGTCAATAAAGCCTCTTAAAAACCTCATTATTGATGAGGTATACCCTTCCTattaagaaagaatatttaagtTATGTTTTGGAAAAAAGCTAGAGATTCTAAAATGTAAAGGTAAGAAAAGGGGACAATAATATTTACCTTACATTGTGGGTATGaggaagataatatatgtaaagatttttGCACACCTGAAAgtaatatgtaaatgttagctattattattattttattattagctattaaatAAGAGCAATACAAGGATAATGGACTAGGTTGGCAGGGATGAGTAAGATTATAGTTAGAAATAGTGGTGCCCAggtcaaaatagaaaattaagtgGCTATGACTGAAAAGAATTTCAGAGGAAGTGGAATATCTATGGCTGCTGATTAGATCTATGATTATTCCTTTGTGTGCCTGATTTTGAAAAGGGAAGATGGAAATCATTTAAGAGGTTGATGAATCTTATTTAAGGTGATTATTAATGTACAAGTTTTCCTAAgtttcttcaaattctttatatttatcattggCCTCAAAGTATAATAATACTCCATTAATTCATATGTCACAAGGATATTGTGTTTGAGCATAGGACCTGGTCTCTTATGATTCTGGCCCCTCACTCATATCATACACCCCCATGAAGTTtatcagtcattctccaattattaAGTACATAGCTTTTCCTCTTTAAATAGTGctgttatgaatatatatatatatatatatatatatatatatatatatatatgtgtgtgtgtatgtgtgtgtgtagatacacACGCACTTTTTCCTCTTGTCAATTGTCTCACTGAGTAATAAACTCAGTAGTTAGGTTTCTGGGTTCAAGGATatggactattttttttaaatagctttttatatgcaaaacatatgcatgggtaatttttcaacattgacccttgcaaaaatttctgtttcaacttttcccctccttccctccatgccctcccctaaatggcaggtagtcccataaatgttaaatatgttaaagtatgtattaaatacaatagatatatacatatttatacagttttcttattgcagaagaaagattggatttagaaagaagggaaaaacaacctgagaagaaaaaacaaaattgcaagcaaacaacagaaagagtggaaatgttatgttgtggttgatactcatttcccaatgttctttctctgagtgtagctgattctgttcattacagatcaattggaaatgatttggatcctctcattgttgaagagcgccacatccattagaattgatcatcatgtagtattgttgttgaagtgtataatgatctcctggttctgctcatttcacttagcatcagttcatgtgataTGGACTATTTCTTGCagaattctacattttttttttccagaacagCTGGACCAATTCATAGCCCCACTAGCAGCGAATTAGTATGGCTGTTATTTCATAGGCttttcaatattaaaattttccatCTTTGATGGGTGTGAACACATTTCTCGGAGTTGTCCTCATTTATCTTTTTACTAATAGTTTTGAACAATTTTTCAAATGGTGGTTGATCAtgctttttcctttgaaaactattCATTTGCTTTGTCCACATATCACTTAGGGAATAGTTCTTAATTAGTAAAGCAATCTTTATGAAAACTTAGCAGTgtttaggatctctttggaagaaaatataaGCCGTTACAATATCATTATCAGTTAAAGCTTATTTCCTTTGGGATATAAAGCACATTATTAAGTCTTAATAGAATCACAgtttttggaaattatttgtgaacccttctctcttttccccattttactaatATGGGAAACTTGTGTCCAATGAGTTGAAATTACTttttcaaagtcacatagatGGTATCAAATCCA harbors:
- the MORN2 gene encoding MORN repeat-containing protein 2 isoform X1 gives rise to the protein MSAGSAEELKDPEVHKICFIFPNGDKYEGECTRISSGIFERNGSGVHTTPNGITYIGAWKDDKMNGIGRLTHFSGAVYEGEFKDNMYHGMGTYTFPNGAKYTGSFVENRVEGKGEYTDIRGLEWSGTFHYTAAPGLKLKLQM
- the MORN2 gene encoding MORN repeat-containing protein 2 isoform X2, which gives rise to MNGIGRLTHFSGAVYEGEFKDNMYHGMGTYTFPNGAKYTGSFVENRVEGKGEYTDIRGLEWSGTFHYTAAPGLKLKLQM